The following are from one region of the Amedibacterium intestinale genome:
- a CDS encoding hemoblobin-interacting domain-containing protein, which yields MKHKLFNKTLAILLSFMVMSGLLPSEAFAAEHNPTELTVGNIKVDVAQEGYWMTDENGVLTSSDESNYNVYYDANGTLYLNNATIAGVSSTSYGAGILFKGGDLTIDLKGDNKIIASADDSDSAGITNAYNFAYGLTLLGGGSLDIKSADTHDTTYAIFIAKNIIIDNVNITATTGKTEVSRNEAIRSEAGSIYIKNSTMNTQTPDNENAWWSRGLMAGNGLDGINITIENSVVTVNAGNVRNMGDADSSAIEANEINIKNSLVVANGQHRSLAPYERYTIDDSLVHQIVRNDNSNESCVYGNYELASDYTIGKDETLLVNKDAVLTVGKDTTLTNEGNVVNEGNIQVNVGGTYTGMQPQTNKVKYEIGWDTDSNGISDKTDFMEYGTPLVYDGQTPEKQGDAQYSYEFSGWNPAIVDGETVSASVLYSAVFTPVLNHYTITLPQEKGYNINYTGDTNIPYNGDFSFTVDFDKGYYPGENFVIKVNDAEIQSDNNGNYVISNISENKKITVEGIEYDAKAPVMNGIEDRKTYCGEIMFTVEDDNLSSVTIDGKEVIPDSDGFYTVASAVNEQTIVATDKAGNNVVYKITVNADHQWSEPKWQWSNDGKTATVVFTCENDRTHKATPKVTMTSVVKIPATCTKMGISAYTATVEFNGNIYVVVKEMTDITALGHKLVKTEMKAATCTEAGNIAYWTCATCGKHFSDAQGENEISLESTVIPATGHRYENGKCTVCEGIDPEFQAMIIAGANGTWQKGNKNTLSFTSNASFNHFIKVQVDGKELDKANYEVKEGSTTVTLKASYLETLSAGKHTLSIVSETGTATTEFTIKKAPVVHTDDPKTGIAMNMMLLSVMLLVSAGVLGMVVYRKYRKQDF from the coding sequence ATGAAACATAAATTATTCAATAAAACACTGGCAATATTGCTGTCGTTTATGGTGATGAGCGGATTATTGCCGAGCGAAGCTTTTGCAGCTGAACATAATCCTACAGAGTTGACAGTAGGCAATATTAAGGTTGACGTAGCGCAGGAAGGATATTGGATGACGGACGAAAATGGTGTTCTTACATCATCTGATGAATCAAATTACAATGTGTACTATGATGCAAATGGAACGCTGTATTTGAACAATGCGACAATTGCCGGCGTAAGTAGTACAAGCTATGGTGCAGGTATTTTGTTTAAGGGGGGAGACTTAACAATTGATTTGAAGGGAGATAATAAGATTATTGCTTCTGCGGATGACTCAGATTCAGCCGGAATAACGAATGCATATAATTTTGCATATGGTCTTACTCTTTTAGGTGGAGGTTCTCTTGATATAAAAAGTGCAGATACGCACGATACAACATATGCTATATTTATAGCAAAAAATATCATCATTGATAATGTCAATATTACTGCAACTACCGGCAAAACCGAAGTATCAAGAAATGAAGCAATTCGAAGTGAAGCAGGAAGTATCTATATCAAGAACAGTACAATGAATACTCAAACACCGGACAATGAAAATGCGTGGTGGAGTCGAGGGCTTATGGCCGGAAATGGTCTGGATGGTATAAACATAACCATTGAAAACAGTGTAGTAACAGTAAATGCCGGAAATGTAAGAAATATGGGAGATGCAGACAGCAGTGCAATTGAAGCAAATGAAATAAACATTAAAAACAGCCTTGTTGTTGCCAATGGACAACATAGGAGTCTTGCACCATATGAAAGATATACAATTGATGATTCACTAGTACATCAAATTGTAAGAAATGATAATTCCAATGAATCTTGTGTGTATGGAAATTACGAACTAGCATCAGATTATACCATAGGTAAAGATGAAACCTTGCTAGTTAATAAGGACGCTGTGTTAACTGTAGGTAAGGATACTACATTAACAAATGAGGGTAATGTCGTAAATGAAGGAAATATTCAGGTAAATGTTGGAGGAACTTATACCGGAATGCAGCCTCAAACAAACAAAGTAAAATATGAAATCGGTTGGGATACAGACAGCAATGGTATTTCAGATAAAACAGATTTTATGGAATATGGAACACCTCTTGTTTATGATGGGCAGACACCTGAAAAACAGGGAGATGCGCAGTACAGTTATGAATTTTCAGGTTGGAATCCAGCTATTGTTGATGGAGAAACAGTCAGTGCATCTGTTTTGTATTCAGCAGTATTTACTCCTGTATTAAACCATTACACGATCACATTGCCGCAAGAAAAAGGGTACAACATTAACTATACAGGAGATACAAACATACCATATAACGGAGATTTTTCTTTTACAGTTGATTTTGATAAAGGATATTATCCCGGAGAAAATTTTGTAATTAAGGTAAACGATGCTGAAATTCAGAGTGACAATAATGGAAATTATGTCATATCAAACATTAGTGAGAACAAGAAAATCACTGTTGAAGGTATTGAATACGATGCAAAAGCACCTGTAATGAATGGTATTGAGGACAGAAAGACTTACTGTGGAGAAATTATGTTCACCGTTGAGGATGATAATCTTAGTAGTGTGACGATTGACGGAAAGGAAGTTATACCTGACTCTGATGGTTTTTATACAGTGGCATCAGCAGTAAACGAACAGACAATCGTTGCTACTGATAAAGCAGGAAATAATGTTGTATATAAAATAACCGTAAATGCTGATCATCAATGGAGTGAACCGAAGTGGCAGTGGTCAAATGATGGAAAAACAGCAACAGTTGTATTTACCTGTGAAAATGACAGAACTCATAAAGCAACTCCAAAAGTTACTATGACTTCAGTAGTAAAAATACCTGCAACATGTACAAAGATGGGGATTAGTGCTTATACAGCAACAGTAGAGTTTAATGGAAATATTTATGTTGTAGTAAAAGAAATGACGGATATTACGGCATTAGGTCATAAACTGGTGAAAACAGAAATGAAAGCAGCAACCTGCACAGAAGCTGGAAATATTGCATACTGGACATGTGCAACTTGTGGTAAACATTTTAGTGATGCACAAGGTGAAAATGAAATAAGTCTTGAAAGTACAGTAATTCCTGCTACAGGTCATCGCTATGAAAATGGCAAATGTACTGTTTGTGAAGGGATAGATCCTGAATTTCAGGCTATGATTATTGCTGGTGCGAATGGTACATGGCAGAAAGGGAATAAGAATACATTATCTTTTACTTCTAATGCATCTTTTAATCACTTTATTAAAGTACAGGTTGATGGGAAAGAACTTGATAAGGCAAATTATGAGGTAAAAGAAGGCAGTACCACTGTTACTTTAAAAGCTTCTTATCTGGAAACTTTATCTGCTGGTAAGCATACGCTTTCTATTGTTTCCGAAACTGGTACAGCTACTACAGAATTTACCATTAAGAAAGCACCTGTTGTTCATACAGATGATCCTAAGACAGGGATTGCAATGAATATGATGCTTTTGAGTGTTATGTTGCTTGTTTCTGCAGGAGTTTTGGGAATGGTTGTTTATAGAAAATATAGAAAACAGGATTTCTAA